In the genome of Variibacter gotjawalensis, one region contains:
- a CDS encoding threonine aldolase family protein, protein MNFASDNTAGIPAPILDAITAANEGYSLGYGNDDWTKRVEARLSELFEREVAAFLVPTGTVANSLALAHLSPPWGAVLCHVDSHVNDDESGAPEFFGGGLKLLELPGQNAKIDPAVLTERLSRLRGAPHSVLPSVVSITQSTELGTVYSLSEIAALAEIARSRSLKLHMDGARFGNAIASLGCAPAEATWKTGVDALSFGATKGGALAAEAIVFFNPADAAGMSSRRKRGGALISKHRFIAAQFEAYLKDDLWLKLARHANAMAKRLSDGLSAAGEPPMWPVEANEVFAILSNDADARLRKAGAAYYPWQAVALPEGRKVPQGHGLFRLVTSFATRADDVDAFLRIAHPTKP, encoded by the coding sequence ATGAACTTTGCCAGCGACAACACGGCGGGCATTCCCGCCCCGATCCTCGACGCGATCACGGCCGCCAACGAGGGCTATTCCTTAGGCTACGGAAACGACGATTGGACGAAGCGCGTCGAGGCCAGACTCTCGGAATTGTTCGAGCGCGAGGTGGCTGCCTTCTTGGTGCCGACCGGCACGGTCGCGAACTCGCTTGCCCTCGCGCATCTCTCGCCGCCCTGGGGCGCAGTGCTTTGCCATGTGGATTCCCACGTCAACGACGATGAATCCGGCGCGCCCGAGTTCTTCGGCGGCGGCCTGAAGCTGCTGGAACTGCCCGGCCAGAACGCGAAGATCGACCCTGCGGTGCTCACCGAGCGGCTGTCCCGCCTGCGCGGCGCGCCGCATAGCGTGCTGCCGTCTGTCGTCTCGATCACCCAATCGACCGAGCTCGGCACCGTCTACAGCCTGTCGGAAATTGCGGCCCTCGCCGAAATCGCGCGCAGCCGTAGCCTCAAACTGCACATGGACGGTGCACGCTTCGGCAACGCGATTGCCTCGCTCGGCTGCGCGCCGGCGGAAGCGACCTGGAAAACCGGCGTCGATGCCCTCTCGTTCGGCGCGACCAAGGGCGGCGCCCTCGCGGCCGAAGCCATCGTTTTCTTCAATCCGGCCGATGCGGCCGGCATGTCCTCACGCCGCAAGCGCGGCGGCGCGCTGATTTCAAAACACCGCTTCATCGCGGCGCAGTTCGAGGCGTATCTCAAGGACGATCTGTGGCTGAAGCTCGCGCGCCACGCTAACGCGATGGCGAAGCGTCTGTCGGACGGCCTGTCAGCCGCCGGCGAGCCGCCGATGTGGCCGGTCGAAGCCAACGAGGTTTTCGCAATTCTGTCGAACGACGCCGATGCGCGGCTGAGGAAAGCCGGCGCAGCGTATTACCCGTGGCAGGCCGTGGCGCTGCCGGAAGGCCGCAAAGTCCCGCAGGGTCACGGACTTTTCCGCCTCGTCACATCCTTCGCGACGAGAGCCGACGATGTCGATGCCTTCTTACGCATCGCACACCCTACCAAACCGTAA
- a CDS encoding Hsp20 family protein — MRTYDFAPLYRSTVGFDRLFSLLDQVNGLDTTNSYPPYNIERTGENAYRITVAVAGFGEADLAIESKENALTIRGEKQAKAAQDGVEVLHQGIAGRAFERRFQLADYVQVRGASLENGLLHVDLEREIPEAKKPRQIAINGSSPKVIETKQAA, encoded by the coding sequence ATGCGTACTTACGACTTTGCACCGCTCTATCGTTCGACCGTCGGCTTCGACCGTCTTTTCTCCCTGCTCGATCAGGTGAATGGTCTCGACACGACGAACTCCTATCCCCCGTACAACATCGAACGCACCGGCGAGAATGCCTACCGCATCACGGTCGCGGTCGCCGGCTTTGGCGAGGCTGATCTCGCGATCGAGAGCAAGGAAAACGCCTTGACGATCCGCGGCGAGAAGCAGGCGAAGGCCGCGCAGGATGGCGTCGAGGTTCTGCATCAGGGTATCGCGGGCCGCGCTTTCGAGCGCCGCTTCCAGCTCGCCGACTATGTGCAGGTTCGCGGCGCAAGCCTCGAAAACGGCCTGCTGCATGTCGATCTCGAGCGCGAGATCCCCGAAGCGAAGAAGCCGCGCCAGATCGCGATCAACGGCAGCTCGCCGAAGGTCATCGAGACCAAGCAAGCCGCGTAA
- a CDS encoding alpha/beta fold hydrolase yields MLDVVSQGKSVASQNDVLTLRDFPPPDGAVAGRFKTRDGVTLRYVRWSRPRGRLGTVCLFQGRAEFVEKYFEVVRELLQRGFSVATFDWRGQGLSERPLRDPRKGHVGDFPEYDNDVEAFMREVALPDCPPPYYALGHSMAGATLLRMAEQRRYWFERTVLSAPMIGLAGGGGSPSAKSAAHWLRRFGLGKRYIPGGGATAINTLPFKDNALTSDPDRYQRTTELIGAFPQLALGSPTVAWLESAYRQMAEFASPSFSRGIQQPILIVGAGNDRVVSTPIMETFAQGLPTGSRVVIAGAKHEILMEQDRFRAQFWAAFDAFVPPKR; encoded by the coding sequence ATGCTGGACGTCGTTTCGCAAGGTAAATCTGTAGCGTCCCAAAACGACGTTTTGACTCTGCGCGATTTTCCGCCGCCCGACGGCGCCGTCGCGGGCCGCTTCAAAACACGCGACGGCGTGACGCTCCGTTACGTGCGCTGGTCGCGGCCGCGCGGCCGCCTCGGCACCGTTTGCCTCTTCCAAGGCCGCGCCGAATTCGTCGAGAAATATTTCGAAGTCGTGCGCGAACTTCTGCAGCGCGGCTTCTCGGTCGCGACCTTCGATTGGCGCGGCCAAGGCCTCTCCGAACGCCCCCTCCGCGATCCGCGCAAAGGCCATGTCGGCGACTTCCCCGAATACGACAACGACGTCGAAGCCTTCATGCGCGAAGTCGCGCTGCCGGACTGCCCGCCGCCTTACTACGCGCTCGGCCATTCGATGGCGGGCGCGACATTGCTGCGCATGGCCGAACAGCGCCGCTATTGGTTCGAGCGCACGGTTCTCTCCGCGCCGATGATCGGCCTTGCCGGCGGCGGCGGATCGCCGAGCGCGAAGAGCGCCGCGCATTGGCTGCGCCGCTTCGGTCTCGGCAAGCGCTACATTCCGGGCGGCGGCGCGACTGCGATCAATACGCTGCCGTTCAAAGACAACGCGCTCACCTCCGATCCCGATCGCTACCAGCGCACGACGGAATTGATCGGCGCTTTCCCCCAGCTCGCGCTCGGCTCGCCGACCGTCGCCTGGCTCGAAAGTGCGTATCGGCAAATGGCGGAGTTTGCCTCGCCGTCATTCTCGCGCGGAATTCAACAGCCGATCCTGATCGTCGGCGCCGGCAACGATCGCGTCGTCTCGACGCCGATCATGGAGACGTTCGCGCAAGGCCTGCCGACCGGCTCGCGCGTCGTGATCGCCGGCGCCAAGCACGAAATCCTGATGGAGCAAGATC